The Paraflavitalea devenefica DNA segment GGGCGCAATTTACTGGTGGAAGTAATTCAGTGAGGATGTATTGGAGACCACTCCGCGAAGCAGGGGCGTCAGCCCGTCATATGTTGATGGAGGCGGCAGCCCAGACCTGGAGTGTCCCCTTGGAAGAAGTGACAACTAAAGCAGGTATGCTTTATCATGAGAAAAGCGGTAAATCAGGCACGTATGGCAGCTTTGCATCAAAAGCGTCGGCCATCCCTATTCCCAAAGGAGTTAAGCTAAAAGAGGTAAAGGATTTTAAGGTAGTACGAAGCTCAAAGAAAAATGTCGAGGGGTTAAAAATCGTCTCTGGTAAACCACTTTTTGGATTGGATTATAAACAGGAAGGGATGCTGATTGCCATGATTCACCATCCGCCTGCTTTCGGGATGAAACTCAAATCTTTTGATGCATCTCAAACCTTAACAATGCCAGGGATTAAAGATGTTTTTACCCTGAAATTATATGAAGATGGTTTCGAACAGGGCGGTTTCGATACCCGCACCTTCAATGATTTGCTGGTTGTAGTAGGCAATACAACCTGGGAAGTAATGAATGCCCGCAAAAAACTAATAGTGCAGTGGGAACCTGCCGGCGATACCAAAGACACCATGGGAGGCCGCGGCACAAAAAGAGAAGTAGTTGTTCCTGGCGAACTTGAAAGCACGAGTAGGCAATTGGAAAAAATGCAGGAGTATGCCAAAAAGCCTGCCCAGCAATTAAGAAAAGACGGAGACCCCGAAACCGCCTTCAAAAATGCTGCCCAGGTTATCGAGCGCACTTATAATGCCCCGTTTCTGGCCCACAACTGTATGGAGCCCATGAATTTCTTCGCGCATGTTACGGAGGAAAAAGCCTTGTTGGTAGGCCCCTTGCAGGCACCGGGTTGGACGGAACCTACGCTTTCAAAAATCCTGAAACTGCCCCCCGACAAGATCGAAATTCAGATGACGCGTATGGGCGGGGGATTCGGTCGCAGAGCTTATGGACACTACCTTTCCGAAGCAGCGCTGATCTCCAAAAAGGTAAAAGCACCCATCAAACTTATATACACGCGCGAAGACGATATGACCTATGGCATTTATCGCCCTATGTACACGGCAACCTATCGGGCTGCACTGGATGCGAATAAAAACCTGATCGCATTTCATGTAAAAGGCGGCGGCATACCTGAACATGCCATACATGCAAACAGGTTTCCCGCCGGTGCAGTTGATAATTATCTGGCTGAAGGTTGGCAGATAGCA contains these protein-coding regions:
- a CDS encoding xanthine dehydrogenase family protein molybdopterin-binding subunit, which produces MEQSKSTHSRRSFLRSSLLAGGGLMISFTWLPEAGFADTPKGIDLPDQWNELTGYIKISPDNIIKIFNPNPEFGQNVMTSLPMMVAEELEADWQKIVVEMGPHDSVKLGAQFTGGSNSVRMYWRPLREAGASARHMLMEAAAQTWSVPLEEVTTKAGMLYHEKSGKSGTYGSFASKASAIPIPKGVKLKEVKDFKVVRSSKKNVEGLKIVSGKPLFGLDYKQEGMLIAMIHHPPAFGMKLKSFDASQTLTMPGIKDVFTLKLYEDGFEQGGFDTRTFNDLLVVVGNTTWEVMNARKKLIVQWEPAGDTKDTMGGRGTKREVVVPGELESTSRQLEKMQEYAKKPAQQLRKDGDPETAFKNAAQVIERTYNAPFLAHNCMEPMNFFAHVTEEKALLVGPLQAPGWTEPTLSKILKLPPDKIEIQMTRMGGGFGRRAYGHYLSEAALISKKVKAPIKLIYTREDDMTYGIYRPMYTATYRAALDANKNLIAFHVKGGGIPEHAIHANRFPAGAVDNYLAEGWQIASNITIGAFRAPRSNFNAAAEQSFLDELAEVMGKDPIDFRLELLKRAKENPVGRNNEYNPDRYAGVLKLVKEKSGWGNPENKKYHRGVAAYFCHSSYAAHVVDIVIKNGRPFVERVFSAMDCGIVINPDAAANMVEGAVIDGIGNAFYGRLSHKEGAAEQNNFHRYRMIRHSEAPDKIEVHFVQNDIDPTGLGEPPFPPVFGAVANALYKTTNKRYYNQPFLDQSLQTDNAPGNKRTF